The following coding sequences lie in one Flavobacterium sediminis genomic window:
- the argS gene encoding arginine--tRNA ligase, translating to MTLQETLTIHIQSAVKDLFDLTIEKVEFQATRKEFEGDITMVVFPLVKQLKGNPVEIGTKIGTYLVENVNDVEKFNVVAGFLNIVISDSFYIDFFNQIKGNPDFGKVEPTVGDKAVMVEYSSPNTNKPLHLGHVRNNLLGYSVAEILKASGKKVYKTQIINDRGIHICKSMLAWQKFGNGETPEISGIKGDHLVGKYYVEFDKQYKKEINELVAQGKTEEEAKKEAVSILEAQEMLRKWEAGDAEVVALWKKMNQWVYDGFAKTYESLGVDFDSYYYESNTYLLGKDVVTDGLAKGVFFKKPDGSVWIDLTDEGLDEKLVLRADGTSVYITQDIGTAIQRVKDYPDVGGMVYTVGNEQDYHFKVLFLILKKLGFDWASHLYHLSYGMVELPSGKMKSREGTVVDADDLMTEMTETAQSISEELGKLDGYSEDEKAALYKTIGLGALKYFMLKVDPKKQMMFNPAESVDFNGNTGPFIQYTYARIQSILRKADFDYNGIALSGTEMELHEKEKELIKQVQLFPEVIQNAAANHSPALIANYTYDLVKEFNSFYQNVSILGEADHFKKVLRVQLSEVVANTIKTAFSLLGIKVPNRM from the coding sequence ATGACATTACAGGAAACATTAACCATTCACATTCAATCAGCCGTAAAAGATTTATTTGATTTAACTATTGAAAAAGTTGAATTTCAAGCGACAAGGAAAGAGTTTGAAGGTGATATTACCATGGTGGTATTTCCGTTAGTAAAACAATTAAAAGGTAATCCGGTTGAGATAGGAACTAAGATAGGAACCTACCTGGTTGAAAATGTAAATGACGTTGAAAAATTTAATGTTGTAGCCGGATTTTTGAACATCGTAATTTCAGATTCTTTCTATATCGATTTTTTCAATCAAATTAAAGGAAATCCCGATTTCGGAAAAGTGGAGCCAACTGTAGGGGACAAAGCGGTTATGGTTGAATATTCTTCGCCCAATACTAACAAACCCTTGCATTTGGGACACGTTCGTAATAATTTATTAGGCTATTCAGTTGCCGAAATTTTAAAAGCATCCGGTAAAAAAGTGTATAAAACCCAGATCATCAACGATAGAGGGATCCATATTTGTAAATCTATGTTGGCCTGGCAAAAGTTCGGAAACGGAGAAACTCCTGAAATTTCCGGGATCAAAGGCGATCATTTGGTTGGGAAATATTATGTAGAGTTTGATAAGCAATATAAAAAAGAGATCAACGAATTAGTTGCGCAAGGCAAAACGGAAGAAGAAGCAAAAAAGGAAGCAGTATCTATTTTAGAAGCGCAAGAAATGCTTCGTAAATGGGAGGCAGGCGATGCTGAGGTAGTAGCTTTGTGGAAGAAAATGAACCAATGGGTGTACGATGGTTTTGCTAAAACGTATGAGAGTTTGGGTGTCGATTTTGATAGCTATTATTACGAGAGCAATACCTATTTGTTAGGGAAAGACGTAGTGACGGACGGTTTGGCAAAAGGCGTGTTCTTCAAAAAACCGGACGGTTCCGTTTGGATCGATCTTACCGATGAAGGTTTAGATGAAAAATTAGTATTGCGTGCCGATGGAACGTCAGTATATATAACACAGGATATCGGAACAGCTATCCAACGGGTAAAAGATTATCCGGATGTGGGTGGAATGGTATATACTGTAGGGAACGAACAAGACTATCACTTTAAAGTATTATTCTTGATCCTGAAAAAATTAGGATTTGATTGGGCTTCCCATTTGTATCATTTGAGTTACGGAATGGTAGAATTGCCGTCCGGTAAAATGAAATCGCGTGAAGGAACTGTTGTAGATGCAGATGATCTGATGACTGAAATGACTGAAACGGCACAGTCCATTTCGGAAGAATTAGGCAAGTTAGACGGATATTCGGAAGACGAAAAAGCAGCACTTTACAAAACCATAGGTTTGGGAGCTTTAAAATATTTCATGCTTAAAGTAGACCCGAAAAAGCAAATGATGTTCAATCCGGCTGAATCGGTAGATTTTAACGGAAACACAGGGCCTTTTATCCAGTATACGTATGCGCGTATTCAATCGATCTTGCGTAAAGCCGATTTTGATTATAATGGAATAGCCTTAAGCGGAACAGAAATGGAATTGCACGAAAAGGAAAAAGAATTGATTAAACAAGTTCAACTTTTCCCGGAAGTAATTCAGAATGCAGCCGCAAACCATAGTCCGGCCTTAATTGCAAATTATACTTACGATCTGGTAAAAGAATTTAATTCATTCTACCAGAATGTATCGATATTAGGAGAAGCCGATCACTTTAAAAAAGTGCTTCGTGTACAGCTTTCCGAAGTAGTGGCTAATACGATTAAAACAGCGTTCAGCCTTTTAGGAATTAAGGTTCCTAACCGAATGTAA